The following DNA comes from Castanea sativa cultivar Marrone di Chiusa Pesio chromosome 10, ASM4071231v1.
TTTTATTGCTGAGATGTGGGGCCTAAGGGAGGGTCTTCTTATGTGTTGCAATCTTAACATAGCATCTCTTGTTGTTGAACTAGATGCTAGAGCTGTAGTGGACGCCTTCAGTAACAATCAGTATGTGAACAATTTTATATCTCCTATATTGGATGACTGCAGATTACTCAGCTCCCAATTCAGCCGGATTCAATTTAATCATTGCTATCGTGAAGGGAATCGTGTTGCAAACACCTTAGCTAAGATGAGTTACAGCCAAGAAGCAAATTGTATTGCTTTTACTACTCCGCCTGTGGATGTATTAAAAGTGTTTGAGGATGACTATAATGGAGTCTGTTTGAACAGGTTTTGTCCTGGCCCTCTTGTATTCTCttagtttttgtttaatgaaatcatctttcaccaaaaaataaaaaaataaaaaaaataataatttggcatatgacattttttatcgaatgctaaaaatttagcatttagcacaccTAATTCTAGTGATTTTTTATaccattatattatatttttttgagaaaagtcAGGCTGGGCTTTattgaaaccaaaaaattagGAAACATCAGCCATAACCAAATGGGCTATGTCCTCAGGACAGTCTTCCAACCATACTTGAAAGTCAAGACCTACTCTAACCCATTTAGCCAAGGCATTAGCTACTCTATTACATGAACaaggaacaaaacaaaaatcagaaaatgcTAAAAGGGAAACCTGGTCTTGGATGTCACCAACTATGTGACCATGCGCTGAATGGTCTGCTTCTCTATTCTTAATTGCTTGGATGACCACTGCTGCATCTCCTTCAAATATCACTTCATGGAGGCCGATCTTGACTACAAACTGGACTGCACGTCTGCAAGCTAGTGCCTCCATTGTTGCCACTGACTGAGGAAGTGGCATACACATAGATAGTGCACCAATGACTGCACCTACATTGTCGCGTATGATCACACCCAAGCCGACAGCGTCACAGGAGGAAAACAGAGCACCATCAAAGTTGGCCTTATATCGAGTTTGTGTCGAGGCAATCCAATGGGGCTGAACTAAAACTTGAGGTGTCGTAAAGGCTTCATCCTGGGCATCGAGGAAGTCGTGAAGCATCTCACCAGCTACGGAAACCACTTGGTTCAACAGACGAGTTGAGCGGTCAAGGCAAGTAGCGTTTCGTCAATTCCAGAGCAACCAAGATGTGATTGCAAAAAACTCCACCCCATAGTCGTCCCTAACCtacaaaaaactagaaaaaaggTTAGTGAAATCCCCCCGTGGGGGGAGTCCACATGTTGAGCCCAGGTGAGTGATTTTCAAAGGTTGGCCACCTCTGTACAGCCCCACACTACATGCAGGATGTCTTTGGGATGGGTTTTACAAATGTTGCAGCGGTCAGAGGGTGCAATTTGGCAGCGGAAAAGGTTGTCCATTGTTGGGAGTGAATTGTTGCAGGCACACCAAATAAAATGCTTCACCTTATTGGGAGTTCGTAGCGTCCAAACACCTCTCTAAAGTAGTCGTTGGGGGTGCAGATTTGAGCTACCTGGACTACTAGCTGAAGCATCACTAGTTAGCAGTTGATATGTGCTTTAAGTAGAGAATACACCCGAAGGATTTTTAGACCAGATGATACTGTCTTGGGGCAGTCTAGTGCTTAAGGGGatactcaatatatttttggctTTATGAGGTAGAAACATGTGTTTGACTTCCTCCTCTTTCTAGGCTCCAGTCTCAGTATCAATCAACATACTCACCTTTTGCATCAAGGGGAATAGAAGGGAGCGGTGAACTCACTGTTCTATAAACTTTGTCTGGCACCCACTTGTCCTCCTTTATGCTCACCAATTTACCGTCCCCAATCCTCCATACCATGCCTTTCCGTACCACATTCTGTGCACTTTAAATTCTCTTCCATGCGTAAGAGCCATTAGTCGAACTAGTGGCTTCAAGAATAGAGCAATCCGGAAAAAATCTAGCTTTAAATACTCTATGGCAAAGCGGCTCTAGGTTTTTTAACATACGCCATACTTGCTTGGCTAGTAAAGATTCGTTAAATTTCTCAATTTCCTTGAAACGCATGCCTCCAGCTTCCTTAGCTTGACAAAGACGCTCCCACTTTACCCAATGGACTTTCCTACCATCACCACTGTAGCCCCACCAAAATTTACGGATCATAGTCTCAATTTCCTTTATCAAACCTTTAGGGAGTTTAAAGCAACTTATAGAGTAGGTTGGGATGGCTTGGATCACGGATTTTATTAGCACCTCTCTCCCAGCTTGTGATAGGAGTCTTTCCTTCCATCCTTGAAGCCTTTTCCATATTCTTTCCTTGATATAAACaaaactttgtttctttgctcTACCCACAAAAGCCGGTAAccccaaatatttctcatattgTCTAATGGATGGTACTCCCAAAAGTTGTTGGATTCTTGCTTGAAGATCGTGTTAGGTGTTGGAgctaaagaaaattttggtctTGTCTCTATTGATTTTTTGACCCGACCCCTATTCATAAACTGATAGGACATCAAGGAGAACCTAACATTCCGATTCTTTTGCACAGCAGAAAAAACACTATCATCTACAAAGAAAAGGTGAGAAACATGCAGACCATTTCTGCAAATAGACACTCCCTTAATTAAGCCATCAGATTCGGCCTTGTGAAGCAAGCCTTGGAGTCCCATAGAACACACCAAAAACAAATACGGCGACAATGGGTCACCTTGTCTCAGGCCCCTGCTTGTCTTGATATTACTACCTGGAACCCCATTAAGTAAAACCGAGTATGATACTGACTTGACACAAGACATAATGGTTGCTACAAACCTCCCAGAAAAACCCAAGTGCAACATCGCCCTTTCCAAGAACTCCTACTCCACTCTGTTATAAGCTTTGCTCATATCTAGCTTTAAAGTCATATAACCTGCCTTCCCTTGTGTTTTATGCTTCAAATAATGTTGGGTCTCAAAAGCCACTAGAACATTATCAGTGATGAGCCTACCTGAGAGAAAAGTACTCTGCGAATCAAAAACTACATAGGGCAAAATCATTTTCAGATGATTAACCAAGACTCTAGCAATGAGTTTATAAACTACATTACAGAGACCAATAGGCCTGAAATCTGAAACTTTTTAGGGTCTTTTATTTTAGGAATGAGAGCAATGAAAGTAGAGTTTAGAGATTCTGGAATAACACCAGAATTTAAAGCAGATATGACTACCTCAGTCACATCTTTACCAACAATGTGCTAGaaagatttataaaaaatgGGAGACATACCATCCGGACTTGGAGCTGTAAGTGGTGCCATTTGGTTGAGAGCTCTTTGGACTTCTTCAGCAACAAAGGGCTTGTTCAAACTCGTGTTCATCTCATCAGTAACTGTAGGGAGTATACCACTCAAAGTCTCCTCGAAGCCATCTGGGTTCGAGGTAGCAAACAAGTTGCTGAAATAGGTACTGGCCAACCTGCCCATTTGCACTTCATCCTCAGTCCAGTTTCCGATCTCATCTTCTAAACCAAGAATGTAATTTCTATTGTTACATTGGTTTGCTCTACAATGAAAGTACTTAGTGTTTCAAGAGATTCTGGAATAACACCAGAATTTAAAGCAGATATGACTACCTCAGTCACATCTTTACCAACAATGTGCTAGaaagatttataaaaaatgGGAGACATACCATCCGGACTTGGAGCTGTAAGTGGTGCCATTTGGTTGAGAGCTCTTTGGACTTCTTCAGCAACAAAGGGCTTGTTCAAACTCGTGTTCATCTCATCAGTAACTGTAGGGAGTATACCACTCAAAGTCTCCTCGAAGCCATCTGGGTTCGAGGTAGCAAACAAGTTGCTGAAATAGGTACTGGCCAACCTGCCCATTTGCACTTCATCCTCAGTCCAGTTTCCGATCTCATCTTCTAAACCAAGAATGTAATTTCTATTGTTACATTGGTTTGCTCTACAATGAAAGTACTTAGTGTTTCAATCACCCTCTTTTTATTACTCAAGATGGGAACGCTACTTTCACACTGTTTCTTCTTTAGCCTTTAGCACTGAAATGTCATCACGGAGCTTCTTCATATGGCTTGGATCAGTTCTGTACAAACCAGCTTCCTCGGCAAAGTGGTCCTCACTTGCCCAAAAGTCGCTTGGTTCCAAGTTTTAAGCTTGTCTTGGCAACTTGTGAGTTTTTTTAACGGTACACTCACCGGATTGGTATCAGCAACATCAACCCATGAATTTTTTATCACATCCTCACAAGACTTTTCTTTGATCCACATTGCTTCAAACCGAAACAGACGCCCtttcttgtaaaattttttgtgctCAGCATCTGAAATGAGAAGGATAGGCCTATGGTCCGAATGGAAGCACTCCAAGTGGTGAATACAAGAAGTGGGGAAACGTAGGAACCAATCCACTGTTGCTACCCCGCGGTCTAATCGAATCCATACATTGTGATCACCCGGTCTTCTGTTGCACCAAGTAAAGGGGAAACCATTAAAACCAAGGTCTTTAAACCCACAGTAATCCAAATCATCCCGAAAACCTTGCATTTGTCTCTCTGGTCAGTCCAACCAACCCTGTTTCTCTTCAAGTCTTAGAATATCATTAAAATCACCCACACAAACCTATGGTAGAGTCAATCTCTAGCTTAAGTCGTTGAGTAGATTCCAGGAATTTTCCCGACTGGCAGTTTCAAGGTCCCCATAGAAAC
Coding sequences within:
- the LOC142613468 gene encoding uncharacterized protein LOC142613468 → MGRLASTYFSNLFATSNPDGFEETLSGILPTVTDEMNTSLNKPFVAEEVQRALNQMAPLTAPSPDEDEIGNWTEDEVQMGRLASTYFSNLFATSNPDGFEETLSGILPTVTDEMNTSLNKPFVAEEVQRALNQMAPLTAPSPDESLNSTFIALIPKIKDPKKFQISGLLVSSTFLSGRLITDNVLVAFETQHYLKHKTQGKAGYMTLKLDMSKAYNRVE